TGACCGGGGGCGTCTACGTGTGCGTAGTGGCGCTTTTCGGTCTGGTACTCAACGTGGGAGATGTTGATGGTAATGCCGCGCTGACGCTCTTCGGGAGCAGAGTCAATCGACGCGAAGTCACGCTTCTCGTTGAGAGTCGGGTACTTGTCGTACAGCACCTTGGAAATGGCGGCCGTCAGCGTCGTCTTACCGTGGTCAACGTGACCAATGGTACCGATGTTAACGTGCGGCTTAGTCCGCTCGAACTTTGCCTTTGCCACAGGTTCCTCCTAGAACGTTTTCAAATGACTTACCCTTCGTCCGCGCTTGTCGCGGCCGAAACTCCAGCAAGTCTACTTGGGGGGCTTTGGATTGGTGAAATTGCAGATTCAGGAACTAATACTAGTGCCTAGTGCCTGTTCGTGCTGGCGGCCGATGCCCCGGCCTGACCGGATTGCATCCGACCGGGAACCGGCCGCCAGCACCAGGTGAATCCCCTGTTGAGGAAACGCACCCGAGTTTTTGTCGCTGCTGCGTGTCGTCCCGGAGGACTACTCGCCGCGGCTCTTCTGGATGATCTCGTCGGCGACTGCCTTCGGGACCTCCGCGTAGCTGTTGAACGTCATGGAGTACACAGCGCGGCCCTGGGTCTTCGAACGCAGGTCACCGATGTAGCCGAACATGCCGGACAGCGGAACGTGCGCGCGGATGACCTTGACGCCCTGGGCATCTTCCATCGACTGCATCTGGCCACGGCGGGAGTTGAGGTCACCGATAACTTCACCCATGTATTCCTCAGGGGTGCGGACCTCGACATCCATCAGCGGTTCAAGCAGGACAGGGTTCGCCTTGCGTGCGGCTTCCTTGAAAGCCATACGGCCGGCGATCTTGAACGCCATTTCCGAGGAGTCAACATCGTGGTACGCGCCGTCAATCAGCGTTGCCTTGATGCCGACAACCGGGTAACCAGCCAGGACGCCGTCGTTCAGCGCATCCTGGATACCGGCGTCAACAGACGGGATGTATTCGCGCGGAACGCGGCCACCGGTGACCTTGTTCTCGAACTGGTACATCTCGCCCTCGGACGTGTCCAGCGGCTCGATGGCGATCTGGATCTTGGCGAACTGGCCCGAACCACCGGTCTGCTTCTTGTGCGTGTAGTCGTGACGCTCTACAGCACGCTTGATGGTTTCGCGGTAGGCAACCTGGGGCTTGCCCACGTTTGCCTCGACCTTGAATTCGCGGCGCATGCGGTCCACCAGGATGTCCAGGTGGAGCTCGCCCATGCCGGCGATGATGGTCTGGCCGGTGTCTTCGTTGAGGGAGACCTGGAAGGTCGGGTCCTCAGCGGAGAGCTTCTGGATGGCCGTGGAGAGCTTCTCCTGGTCACCCTTGGTGTTCGGCTCGATCGCAACCGAGATCACGGGCTCCGGGAAGCTCATGGACTCGAGGACGATCTGGTTGGACGAATCGCACAGGGTGTCGCCCGTGGTGGTGTCCTTCAGACCGATCGCTGCGTAGATGTGGCCCGCGGTAGCGCCGTCGACCGGCATTTCCTTGTTGGCGTGCATCTGGAACAGCTTGCCGATGCGTTCCTTCTTGCCCTTGGTGGAGTTGACCACCTGTGCGCCTGCTTCCACGTGACCGGAGTACACGCGGATGAAGGTGAGCTGGCCGAAGAAGGGGTGCGCGGCAATCTTGAACGCCAGTGCGGAGAACGGCTCGTCAGCGGAAGGCTTACGGGTCAGTTCCTTCTCTTCGTCGCGAGGATCGTGACCGATCATCGGGGGGACGTCGAGCGGGTTCGGCAGGTAGTCCACGACGGCGTCGAGCATCGGCTGGACGCCGCGGTTCTTGAACGCGGAGCCACAGAACACCGGGTAGAGCTCGGAGTTGATCGTCATCTTGCGGATGCCGGCCTTGAGCTCGTCGATCGAAATCTCTTCGCCCTCGAGGTACTTCTCCATGAGCTCTTCGGAGGACTCTGCAACAGTCTCAACGAGCGTTGCGCGGTACTCTTCGGCCTTTTCCTTGAGGTCAGCCGGGATCTCCTGGATCTCGTACTTGGCACCCATGGTGACGTCACCCTTGGAGTCGCCGGGCCAGACCAGTGCACGCATGTAGAGCAGGTCGACGACGCCGATGAAGTCGTTCTCGGCGCCGATCGGCAGCTGCATGACGAGCGGCTTGGCACCGAGGCGGCTGACGATGGTGTCGACGGTGAAGTAGAAGTCAGCGCCGAGCTTGTCCATCTTGTTGACGAAGCAGATGCGCGGCACGTTGTACTTGTCGGCCTGGCGCCAAACAGTCTCAGACTGCGGCTCCACGCCTTCCTTGCCGTCGAACACGGCGACTGCACCGTCGAGGACGCGCAGAGAACGCTCGACCTCAACCGTGAAGTCCACGTGGCCGGGGGTGTCAATGATGTTGATCTGGTTGTTTTCCCAGAAGCAGGTCACGGCGGCAGACGTGATGGTGATGCCGCGTTCCTTTTCCTGTTCCATCCAGTCGGTGGTCGACGCGCCGTCGTGCGTTTCGCCGATCTTGTGGTTCACACCCGTGTAGAACAGGATGCGCTCGGTAGTGGTGGTCTTGCCGGCATCAATGTGGGCCATGATGCCGATATTGCGGACCTTGCTAAGGTCGGTAAGCACGTCCTGTGCCACGGTGTCTCCCTTTCGGATGGACTGCACGTTCGCCGCCGACTCGGTTGAGCCGGCGGCGTCCGGGAAGTATTACCAGCGGTAGTGTGCGAAGGCCTTGTTGGACTCGGCCATCTTGTGGGTGTCTTCGCGACGCTTCACAGCGGCTCCGAGACCGTTCGAGGCATCCAGGATTTCGTTCTGGAGGCGCTCGGTCATCGTCTTTTCGCGGCGGGCCTTGGAGTAGCCGACCAGCCAGCGGAGGGCGAGGGCCGTGGAACGGCCCGGCTTGACCTCGACGGGAACCTGGTAGGTGGCGCCACCGACGCGGCGGGAGCGGACCTCGAGGGAAGGCTTGACGTTGTCCATGGCCTTCTTGAGGGCTGCAACCGGGTCGCCGCCGGACTTGGCGCGTGCGCCTTCGAGTGCACCGTAGACGATGCGCTCTGCGGTGGACTTCTTGCCGTCAACCAGCACCTTGTTGATCAGCTGCGTGACCAGCGGGGAGCCGTAAACGGGATCTAGTACTAGCGGCCGCTTGGGGGCCGGACCCTTGCGAGGCATATTACTTCTTCTCCATCTTTGCGCCGTAGCGGCTGCGTGCCTGCTTACGGTTCTTCACACCCTGGGTATCGAGGGCGCCACGGACGATCTTGTAACGGACACCCGGGAGGTCCTTAACACGGCCGCCACGGACGAGCACAATGGAGTGCTCCTGCAGGTTGTGGCCAACACCGGGGATGTAGGCGGTAACTTCAACGCCGCCGTTGAGGCGCACACGTGCAACCTTACGCAGAGCCGAGTTCGGCTTCTTCGGGGTCGTGGTGTACACGCGGGTGCAAACACCGCGGCGCATCGGGCTGCCGTTAAGCGCGGGAGCCTTGGTCTTCTTGACCTTAGGCGTGCGGCCCTTGCGGACCAGCTGGTTAATCGTAGGCACTCTCGTGTTCTCCGTTTTATCCGGAGCGGCCGTTGGCAGCCGCTCTCTTGTCGCTGCGCCTCGCCGCTCGAGCTTTGAAGTTCTCTCCAGAGCAGCTGAGGCGAAGCCTTAATAGTCGGACCGCACACCGGGGCTCCGGACTTCCATCCTGAACGGCCCCTAGGCATGCGAAAATGTGGCATACGTTGCACAAGAACCCTGCAAACCGGAAACGTCGTCCTAGTCCAGCCTCTCGGCTGCAACCGGCGCACTCATCCACTGCCACAATAACAATTAGTCTCCAGTCTAACACGGACGGCTCCCAGCCCTTAATCGGCGGGAGAAACTGCGGCCCTCCGCGCCCTTTGAGACGCCCCCTGTTAAACGGGGATGGTCCCGCACCTTGCGGTGCGGGACCATCCTTGGGAAAGGCTATCCGTTAGCGGAAGTCGCTGCCCAGGTCGTAGTCATCCAGCGGGATGGCGTGGAACTCAGGAGCTCCGTCGCCGCCCAGTGAATCGTAGGAGAAGTCGCTGAACGCGCTCGGGCCGGTGAACAGGTTGGCCTTCGCTTCTTCAGTCGGTTCCACCGTGACCTCGGTGTAGCGCGGGAGACCCGTGCCGGCCGGGATGAGCTTACCGATGATGACGTTCTCCTTGAGGCCCAGCAGCGGGTCGCTCTTGCCTTCCATGGCCGCCTGCGTCAGGACGCGGGTGGTCTCCTGGAAGGAAGCCGCGGACAGCCAGGACTCGGTCGCCAAGGATGCCTTGGTGATACCCATGAGCTCGGGACGGCCGGAGGCCGGCGTCTTGCCCTCGGATACAACGCGGCGGTTGGCGTCCTCGAAGCGGCTGCGCTCGGCGAGCTCGCCGGGCAGCAGATCCGATTCACCGGACTCGATGACCGTGACGCGGCGCAGCATCTGGCGGACGATAACCTCGACGTGCTTGTCGTGGATACCGATGCCCTGGCTGCGGTAGACGCCCTGGACTTCGTCCACCAGGAACTTCTGCGCGGCACGGGGGCCCATGATGCGCAGCACCTGCTTGGGGTCGACCGGACCGTTGATGAGCTTCTGTCCGACGCTGACGTGCTCGCCGTCTTCGATGAGAAGACGTGAGCGGCGCAGCACCGGGTAGGCGATCTCTTCGGATCCGTCATCCGGGGTGATGACCAGGCGCATCTGGCGCTCGGACTCTTCGATGGCGATGCGGCCGGCTGCTTCCGCAATCGGCGCGACACCCTTCGGAGTACGGGCTTCGAAAAGCTCCTGGATACGGGGCAGACCCTGGGTGATGTCGTCGCCACCACCGGCGGAGACAGCACCACCGGTGTGGAAGGTACGCATGGTCAGCTGGGTACCGGGCTCACCGATGGACTGTGCGGCGATGATGCCGACGGCCTCGCCGATGTCCACCGTCTTGCCGGTGGCCAGCGAACGGCCGTAGCACAGGGCGCAGGTGCCGACGCTGGACTCACAGGTGAGTACGGAGCGGACCTTGACCTCGGTGATGCCGGCCGCGAACAGCTCGGCAATGACGACGTCGCCGCAGTCAGTGCCGGCCGCTGCCAGGACCTTGCCCTTGGCGTCGACGACGTCCACGGCCAGGGTGCGGGCGTAGGCGCTGTTCTCGACGTTCTCGTCCAGGACCAGCTCGCCGTTGGCGTCAGCCACAGCGATCGGGGTGACGAGGCCGCGTTCGGTGCCGCAGTCCTCTTCACGGACGATGACGTCCTGCGAGACGTCCACCAGACGACGGGTCAGGTAACCCGAGTTGGCGGTACGCAGGGCGGTATCGGCCAGACCCTTACGGGCACCGTGCGTGGCGATGAAGTATTCCAGCACCGACAGGCCCTCGCGGTAGGAGGACTTGATCGGGCGCGGGATGATCTCGCCCTTCGGGTTGGCCACCAGGCCACGGATACCCGCGATCTGGCGGACCTGCATCCAGTTACCACGGGCACCGGAGGACACCATGCGGTTGATGGTGTTCATCGGCGACAGGCTGTCACGCATCGCCTGGGCGATCTCGTTGGTT
The nucleotide sequence above comes from Arthrobacter sp. KBS0702. Encoded proteins:
- the rpsL gene encoding 30S ribosomal protein S12; translation: MPTINQLVRKGRTPKVKKTKAPALNGSPMRRGVCTRVYTTTPKKPNSALRKVARVRLNGGVEVTAYIPGVGHNLQEHSIVLVRGGRVKDLPGVRYKIVRGALDTQGVKNRKQARSRYGAKMEKK
- the rpsG gene encoding 30S ribosomal protein S7: MPRKGPAPKRPLVLDPVYGSPLVTQLINKVLVDGKKSTAERIVYGALEGARAKSGGDPVAALKKAMDNVKPSLEVRSRRVGGATYQVPVEVKPGRSTALALRWLVGYSKARREKTMTERLQNEILDASNGLGAAVKRREDTHKMAESNKAFAHYRW
- the fusA gene encoding elongation factor G, with amino-acid sequence MAQDVLTDLSKVRNIGIMAHIDAGKTTTTERILFYTGVNHKIGETHDGASTTDWMEQEKERGITITSAAVTCFWENNQINIIDTPGHVDFTVEVERSLRVLDGAVAVFDGKEGVEPQSETVWRQADKYNVPRICFVNKMDKLGADFYFTVDTIVSRLGAKPLVMQLPIGAENDFIGVVDLLYMRALVWPGDSKGDVTMGAKYEIQEIPADLKEKAEEYRATLVETVAESSEELMEKYLEGEEISIDELKAGIRKMTINSELYPVFCGSAFKNRGVQPMLDAVVDYLPNPLDVPPMIGHDPRDEEKELTRKPSADEPFSALAFKIAAHPFFGQLTFIRVYSGHVEAGAQVVNSTKGKKERIGKLFQMHANKEMPVDGATAGHIYAAIGLKDTTTGDTLCDSSNQIVLESMSFPEPVISVAIEPNTKGDQEKLSTAIQKLSAEDPTFQVSLNEDTGQTIIAGMGELHLDILVDRMRREFKVEANVGKPQVAYRETIKRAVERHDYTHKKQTGGSGQFAKIQIAIEPLDTSEGEMYQFENKVTGGRVPREYIPSVDAGIQDALNDGVLAGYPVVGIKATLIDGAYHDVDSSEMAFKIAGRMAFKEAARKANPVLLEPLMDVEVRTPEEYMGEVIGDLNSRRGQMQSMEDAQGVKVIRAHVPLSGMFGYIGDLRSKTQGRAVYSMTFNSYAEVPKAVADEIIQKSRGE